One window from the genome of Rhodopirellula bahusiensis encodes:
- the ltnD gene encoding L-threonate dehydrogenase: MTTAAKIAVIGLGAMGYGMAKSCLRAGHEVWGTDISPDPVERFRAEGGQPGDLKDVAETLDIVVVSVLNADQTSAVLFGPSGVARMMKEGSVVIACATVAPDFARDMASRCNDCGLHYLDAPISGGAAKSAKGQLSIMAAGSEKAFEVASPALDAMAENVFRLGEVGAGSAMKAVNQLLAGVHIAALAEAMTFGMTQGVSPEKFLEVIPQCAGTSWMLENRGPHIAAGDYTPLSQVNIWPKDLGIVLDIARDAKFSAPLTAAALQQFLAAAGMGLGGEDDAAVAKVYARNASLDLPGDD; encoded by the coding sequence TTTGGGGCACAGACATCTCGCCTGATCCGGTCGAGCGATTTCGCGCCGAAGGTGGCCAGCCCGGCGACCTCAAGGACGTCGCAGAGACGCTGGACATCGTTGTCGTTTCTGTCCTCAACGCCGATCAGACTTCTGCGGTTTTGTTCGGTCCCAGCGGAGTGGCACGCATGATGAAAGAGGGTAGCGTCGTGATCGCCTGCGCGACGGTGGCCCCCGATTTCGCCCGTGATATGGCCAGTCGGTGCAACGATTGCGGACTGCATTACCTGGACGCTCCGATTTCCGGTGGCGCGGCCAAGTCCGCCAAGGGACAACTCTCGATCATGGCGGCGGGTTCTGAGAAAGCGTTTGAGGTGGCGAGTCCGGCGCTCGACGCGATGGCCGAAAACGTATTCCGGCTCGGGGAGGTTGGTGCAGGTTCGGCCATGAAGGCGGTCAACCAACTGCTCGCCGGAGTACACATCGCAGCCCTGGCCGAAGCGATGACGTTTGGCATGACGCAAGGCGTGTCACCGGAAAAGTTTCTGGAGGTGATCCCGCAGTGCGCCGGGACCAGTTGGATGCTGGAGAACCGCGGGCCGCACATTGCCGCCGGCGACTACACACCGCTGAGCCAAGTGAACATCTGGCCGAAGGACTTGGGCATCGTTTTGGACATCGCACGCGATGCGAAGTTCAGTGCTCCGTTGACCGCCGCGGCTCTGCAACAGTTTCTGGCCGCCGCGGGAATGGGGTTGGGCGGCGAAGACGACGCGGCTGTCGCGAAAGTCTACGCTCGCAACGCGAGTCTGGACCTGCCGGGGGATGATTGA